The sequence AGCTGCCATCTTCTTACATTAAACATATCCAGCCGTAAGTGGTCCAATTCAAGCAAAAAACACAGTTAAATAAAGCGTTTGTATAACTTTCCTCATTGAATTATAATAATATTTATTACCAATCAAAAAAATTGAGGAATTATGTTATTTCCCAATAAATTATCAAAGAAGATATTACTAATCTGCTTATTAGCTCAATCTTTTACTATGACAGCTAAACCTACCGATGCTCATCCGCATAAAAAATATGAAAAACAACGATCTTGGAGAGCTATTGTATACAAAAGTGGATTAGGCATTCTTGGAAGTTTATGCCTTTGGAAAGGATTTCAAGCGGCTGATAATGGCCTTTATGCCATAGTCTACCCAGAAAAAATCAAACAGCACTTGATAAAAAACATACCACTACAACAGACCACTGTATCAAAGAAATATATACAAACCTTAAACTCTTTTAAAACTAAAGAATTAACAATGCATCTCTTTGTTCATTACTTCGTTATATCTACTGTATTATTCAGTGCAAGTGGATACCTATTAAGAAAACTTTGGGCATCTATAAAAAAAGAAATCACTGCAAACGAGACAACCTCTGTATCCTAATTTACTAAAAAAATATATTACACTAAAAGATGGTGATCCATTACAGTCACCATCTTTTTTTTAATTTGTCCCGCCTTTTCGGCTCACAATTATCTGGATGGCTACGTTCGCCAATGACGGCTCTCTTCCGTCTTTCGTTAAAACTTCACCGGACAGGCACTATGACGGTTAGAGAACACCAATAGTGCTAATAATATTTATCCATACTCGATAGTTTTAGATCCTTTACACAACTACCCCATACTACACACCAAAACGATGTCCCTCCCTTCAGCAGAACTGCTACCTGTTACAGAACATAAGGCATTGCCTACTGTCATTATGAATGGAGCGTAAGCGAAATGTAGTAATCCAGAATTTGTGCGCTCAATCTGAGCGCGACATAATAGTTATCAAAGCTATTACGTTGAACGCACATTAACCATCTTCCTCAAACACCCAATGCATCTAAATATATATCAAGTGAATGATCAACAGCACGCGCAATCAGTTGTAAATAATCATCTTGCGAACCGCCAGTTTGCGCTTTTTCCAATGCTTTTAAATAAGCAAGGCGGTCATCAACTGATATTACCGCCGGAGGATAGCCATGCATCATCAAAATAAGGTTCATCAATAATCGCGCTGTTCGACCGTTACCATCAACAAACGGATGAATCGTTACTAACTTATAATGCGCTTGAGCCGCAAGCACTACGGGATGCAGATCGGCAGTATTAAGCCATACAATATATTCTGCCATTAAATCGGGAACCTTAGCATAATTTGGCAAGATGGTCATTGATCCGGAAATGCGTACCGCTATTGCTCGATAATGCCCTGCATTATCATCGTCAATGCCTTTTAAAACAATATCGTGAATAGTAACAATATCTTTTTCAGTAATAGATGTTGGATTACCCTGCACAAACTGTAGAACCCAGTCAAATGCTTTTGCATGATTAGTGGCTTCCAAATGCTCCTCTAATCTTTTTCCACCAATCGTTATCCCTTTTTCGATAACTAACGCGGTCTCTTGACGCGTAAGAGTATTACCTTCAAGCGCATTACTTGAATAGGTAAGCTCAACCCGAAACCATGCAGTTAGATTTTTTATTAAATCTTTTGGCAGCGGACGTAATGAATCCAGTTTTTGTTTTTTATGGGTAAGTTTTTCGTATTCCATAGGACCAAGCCTATGATATAACAAAACATGTGTCAAAACTACGTGTTTCTCCAAAGTAAACAGTTCCCGTCTGCTGAACTTGATCTTGTGATCTTCCTTGATATACAGTAACCAATATGTACCAATTTTAAAAAAGGAAGAGGTCGTGAGAATAGGCAAGCAAACTGTTCTTTTTATTTTTTCATTTTTTCACATTCTTGTGTTGTATCCTAATGATTCGACCGCTCATGATGATAACTCCTCTTTACTTTCGCTACGCGATTTTCTTTTTTTTGAGCGTGTTACTGCTGGTTTGCGTGATGTTCACGATTGGGCTAAAAAGCACGAACAGCTGAACTCTCAAGGGTATAAGGATTTTGTATCAAAATATTATAATGATATAGCTCGTCACTGTGCTTTTGATGAAATTAAGGAGCACATGTTTGCGGATCTGACTACACAGTTACAGATTCCTGACATTAGGTCTTCCCCTGTAGAATCCCAAAATATAGTATCTGCTAAGTCTCCTTCTGCACAAATCACTTCGCCGCCAACATCACAACTGAATGATCAGCAATATTCTTTTGGTGTTGATACCGAACTGGTTTTAGATATTTCTGACCGTAGGCATCCAAGCGAATATGCGCGTATGACACCGTATGACATATCTATACAAAATAAGTTACATCAATGCGCTGCGATATTTAATAATGTCTGCAGATATTCCTACGCCCGTGTTAAGCGACTTGAGCATGAAAATAAAAATATAGACTTTTCTGCAATGCAATCAAAGCTGCCACATGGCTTTAAGCAATCATTTGAAAAACGTGGTTTGTATGAACGATGTTTTGGAGAACGTGTAGGACAATCAGAATACGAAAAAGCGTTTTATTACGATCTTGTTGAAACTTATGGCCAGGATTTTACTCATGAACAGTCAGTGCAACATCAATATGCGCAGATGCATCGTTGGAAAGAGTATCATAATGAGGAATTTAGAAAGTTTTTACAGACATTTGCTTTATATAACGATTATGTCATTGAGATTGATAAGCATTTTAAAACATGTGCAGGGCGCTGTTTTAAAAAAGCACATGCATGTGAGACAAAAGCATATCATTGCATTGCTCATCAAGCAGAAGCGTTGCATAAAAAATATGAACACGCAAAAAAGCAGGCACAGAAATTGCGTGCCTATAATGCTCATCAACGTCATTTATGTATGCAAGAGATTTTTACCAGTCAGATACCAGATCTTGATGCTGTAGCGTTAGAATGGCAAGAGACTCATCCCGAACGTGCGCAAGCATATAATGAAACAATTGAAGATCCTCAAAAATTAAAAAAACAGCAATATGCTCTTTCTTGGCATGCAGCAAGATGTTTATCACTGCAAGGATTTGACCCGGCAGATTATCAGGAGTTATATGGTAACCCATTACAGCATGAGCTGTTTCGTGAATTGCTTGATGGCGTAGAATTTTTAGCACAACTCCCACA comes from Candidatus Babeliales bacterium and encodes:
- a CDS encoding Fic family protein, producing the protein MEYEKLTHKKQKLDSLRPLPKDLIKNLTAWFRVELTYSSNALEGNTLTRQETALVIEKGITIGGKRLEEHLEATNHAKAFDWVLQFVQGNPTSITEKDIVTIHDIVLKGIDDDNAGHYRAIAVRISGSMTILPNYAKVPDLMAEYIVWLNTADLHPVVLAAQAHYKLVTIHPFVDGNGRTARLLMNLILMMHGYPPAVISVDDRLAYLKALEKAQTGGSQDDYLQLIARAVDHSLDIYLDALGV